ATTTCCTTTTGTTACAATCATTTCTGGGGTTTCTTGTGTTACGACACCGATAAATCCAATCTTTTGACCAGCAACTTCCTTAACCACGTATGGTACACCTGTAATTAATTCACCTGTTGATTTGTCAAAAGCGTTTGCTGCAATAACAGGGAAATCCATTCCGTCATAGCCTGAAGTGCCTTTTCCAAGCGGATGTTGACCACCACTGATCATACGGCGCAATTCGGTAATCCCTTCGTCAAATTCATGATTTCCAAGTGTACCGACATCCATGCCGATGGCTTCTAGGACTTCCACAGTCGGCTCATCCTGGAATAATGCTGACACTAGCGGGCTGCCGCCAATCATATCACCAGCATTAACAACAAGAGTATTTTCGTTTGTGGCTTCACGTTGCTTGATGGCTGCAGCTGTGTATTCCATACTGCCAGCCCATACATCTTGTCCATCTCTTTTTACTTTTGTGTCTGTATCCAGCTGACCGTGTAAGTCATTTAAGCCTAGTAGCTGAACATTAACAGGAGTAAAACCAATGTCTAATTTAAAAATTCCAAATCCAGAAGGATCAGTTTTACCGGTATAAGAAATGTTACTTCCTTCTTTAAGGTACTTTTCAGCTGCTGGTGATGTTGTAAATGTAACGTTCACATCACCAGGAATTGGAGCAATAGACCAGTTATTATCAGCTGTTGGAGTGATTTCTTTCATCTCCGTAATATAATCCATCAAAATTTGACGGTTTTCATCAGCAGAGTCAACCACTAATTCGCTTCCTTTTACACCAGGGAAGTTACCGCCGCCGCCTGCACGATAGTTATTGGTAACAACAATGAAGTCTTGATTTGGATCCACAGGTTGACCGTTATAAGTTAAGTTAACCACACGGCTTGAATCCGGGTTGATGATATTTCCAGCTGGGTCGTATTTTGCTGGAGTTGTAACATCTATTTGATATTGAACTCCATCAATAACATCAAAGTTATATACTTGGAACTTTGGATTTAATAACTCCTGTTCCTCCGTTTTATTAGGGTCGATTGTATTGAACTTCCCTGCAGTCATTTCAATCCACTCTTTTACAACAGAGCCTTTTACTTTAATCGCTTTCAATGTATTGTCGTACAAATATAAGTCTCCCGCACTGCGGATCGTTAAATCACCTGCTTTGATTTCTGTGTATTCTGCGACACCGTTACGGCCTGCTTTAAAAGGTGCCCCAACAGAAAGGATTGGCAGGTTCTGATATTCAGGCTTGCTTTGGGCAATGTATTTTTCTACATACCATTTTTGTGCATTTGTCACTACTTGGATGGAAGGATCATCTTGTACGAGTGAGAAATAGCTGTGTATGTCGTCAGTTGTTTTTCCGATAGGAGTATTTACATATTCCACCGTTGCTTCATGATCAGCTTTAACGGCATCGACGATGGATTGGACAGGTTTAACCGTAGAAATCTCACGTGTTAAAGATTGTGAGCTTACTACAGACCATTTGCCTTTTTCCTTTTTCAAAGAAAGGTCAATAATTCCTAAAGAACCGCCGCCGTAGCCTGCTTGTACTGCTGGAATTCCATTAATGGTTCCTTTCTCATTGTCCACACCTGGAAGCGGCTGACCATCAGCACCTTTAAATAAACCGTCAAGTGATTTAAGGTCTTTTGCAGGGAACAATTTATGGGTGTGCGAGAAGGTAATCGCGTCGATTCCTGGTACTTCACTTAAAGCGTAAATTACATCTTCTGAATTGTTTTTATTACCGCTAAATCCAGAGTGAGTCATGGCTACAATAACATCTGCACCTTCTTCTCTCATTTGCGGAATAAATTTCTTTGCTGTTGTAACAATGTCTTTTGTAATTACTTTCCCATCAAGATTCGTCTTGTCCCACTCGTTAATTTGAGGAGGAACGAAACCGATAAATCCAACTTTAATTACATGTTTTTTCCCTTGTTCATCGACCACTTTTTTGTTGATGATTTTATAGGGAGTAAAGTTATTTACATCATTATCAGGATTCGTATCATGGTCATCCACATAAACGTTTGCGTTGATAACAGGAAAATTGGCATCATCATATGCCTCATTTAGGAAATCAAGACCATAGTTAAACTCGTGGTTACCTAATGTAGCAATATCATAGTTCATTTGGTTCATCGCCTTAAATACTGGATGAACTTCTCCATCTTCAAGTGGATCAATTTTTGCCTTATATGTACCTAATGGAGTTCCTTGAATTAAGTCGCCATTATCAACTAGTACACTGTTTGCTACTTCAGAACGTGCTTCTTCCACAAGAGCCGCCGTACTTGCTAAGCCAACTTTTAGATACTCCGCATTTTTGTAATAATCATAGTTTAGTAGGTTTGTATGTATATCAGTTGTTTCCATAAGCCGAAGTTCTAAAATAGGGCTTTTTTCTGTTTTCGGTGCAGCTTTGACTTGAATTGATGAAAAGAATGGTGATGCCAAAAGTGTTACAGTTAGTGAGGATGATAAAATTTTCTTTGCACCACGATATTGGTTCTTCTTCAACATGTTCACCTTCCTAGTAAAATAGTTTTTTACTGCAAAAACAATCGCATATCCCATTAAAGAAAAAGTCCCAAAAAGCTGTGTGCGTATTTTAAAAATCGAAAAAGGAAAGTATCTTTGAATAGTTTTCTAATGAAACCTACTCTACCTTTTGCTAAATTTTCTATCTTTTCAGAGACATGCATAAATATAATAAAAAAATTCTCATAGTTTCGTAAGGGGAATAAGTCGTAGGACTATTGGAGGTTAAAATGAGGATTTAAATCGATGAATTTCCTCAAAACAAAAGCCATTCTTCTTCCTAGGATTAAGGGAAGAAAGAATGGCTTTTGTTTTAATGTGGCATATTGTTGTTCATATTCATATTATTATTTGGCATTTGTCCCATTGGCTGTCCCATCATTTGACCCTGCGCAGGTGCGAATGCATTTCTGTAAGTATTCATGTCCTGCTCAGCAAGCTGAGGCACCTGATAGTAATGGTGTTTATTTTGATAAATAGAGAGTTCATAGCCCATTTCTATGCAATTTGGTATGGAATCTGCAAGCACACGGCGAACAACTGGATTCGTTGTTTCTAGTGCTGCCATCGTTTTCATCGAAGCACCTGCTTTACAAGACGCCAGCATACAGTGAGAAATGTACTCATCATTAATTTCTGATACAGATTGCCAAGGTTTCTTTGGCTGGGTTGGCTTCATACCATAAATGAAGTCATTCCCTTGGTTCATCATATATTTTGAAGTAGGGTGCGATGGGTTTTGTCCCGTTTTAAAAC
This genomic stretch from Neobacillus niacini harbors:
- a CDS encoding bifunctional 2',3'-cyclic-nucleotide 2'-phosphodiesterase/3'-nucleotidase, with the translated sequence MKKNQYRGAKKILSSSLTVTLLASPFFSSIQVKAAPKTEKSPILELRLMETTDIHTNLLNYDYYKNAEYLKVGLASTAALVEEARSEVANSVLVDNGDLIQGTPLGTYKAKIDPLEDGEVHPVFKAMNQMNYDIATLGNHEFNYGLDFLNEAYDDANFPVINANVYVDDHDTNPDNDVNNFTPYKIINKKVVDEQGKKHVIKVGFIGFVPPQINEWDKTNLDGKVITKDIVTTAKKFIPQMREEGADVIVAMTHSGFSGNKNNSEDVIYALSEVPGIDAITFSHTHKLFPAKDLKSLDGLFKGADGQPLPGVDNEKGTINGIPAVQAGYGGGSLGIIDLSLKKEKGKWSVVSSQSLTREISTVKPVQSIVDAVKADHEATVEYVNTPIGKTTDDIHSYFSLVQDDPSIQVVTNAQKWYVEKYIAQSKPEYQNLPILSVGAPFKAGRNGVAEYTEIKAGDLTIRSAGDLYLYDNTLKAIKVKGSVVKEWIEMTAGKFNTIDPNKTEEQELLNPKFQVYNFDVIDGVQYQIDVTTPAKYDPAGNIINPDSSRVVNLTYNGQPVDPNQDFIVVTNNYRAGGGGNFPGVKGSELVVDSADENRQILMDYITEMKEITPTADNNWSIAPIPGDVNVTFTTSPAAEKYLKEGSNISYTGKTDPSGFGIFKLDIGFTPVNVQLLGLNDLHGQLDTDTKVKRDGQDVWAGSMEYTAAAIKQREATNENTLVVNAGDMIGGSPLVSALFQDEPTVEVLEAIGMDVGTLGNHEFDEGITELRRMISGGQHPLGKGTSGYDGMDFPVIAANAFDKSTGELITGVPYVVKEVAGQKIGFIGVVTQETPEMIVTKGNENLQITDEATAINKYTEELKAQGIEAIIVLAHNPTSQEGYTDGFDASRIAEKVDDEVDVIFAAHNHVYNDKVVDNKLIVQAYSYGSAFSDVDLVINPETGDIVKKEAEVVTVYQSDYTPDPEVSAIMKKYEDLVAPMKAEVVGNSATTLAKGYPSTAGEYADNGLGNLIADGMKAAMKTDFALMNGGGVRSQLDAGEVTFGDLFAIQPFGNVLNKTYLSGADLEVVLNNQITTRGLDFHIAGFKYTYTYDDVTKTGKVVDIFLPDGSKIDPAKEYSVVMNNYMFGNASYGISALATGLEVGPEDLEATVEYVKTLPSPFEYKAAEGRIQKVTP
- a CDS encoding spore coat protein; the protein is MMQNQQGQQGQMHQNMHTGNVPPQLNHGGHEVIDLNEVLGAAIGTMNSYMLLRQHVKDPELLDILDRQYKFMQDEYNITVECFKTGQNPSHPTSKYMMNQGNDFIYGMKPTQPKKPWQSVSEINDEYISHCMLASCKAGASMKTMAALETTNPVVRRVLADSIPNCIEMGYELSIYQNKHHYYQVPQLAEQDMNTYRNAFAPAQGQMMGQPMGQMPNNNMNMNNNMPH